A single window of Intrasporangium calvum DSM 43043 DNA harbors:
- a CDS encoding glycosyltransferase encodes MKVLVASQAVDGHFNPMTGIAKHLQLSGHDVRWYTGATLAPRVEALGIPFYPFVRAVEHTADNLDELYPERARLKGPRAVRFDGDKIMVSNVGHFFSDIKDIRERFPFDVLLLDGSVYVQRLVRQGLDVPVVSVIAISNMERDPWVPPLFMGLKPATGRRGRLRDRALTRLSDLLILGLGQRHYVQILADHGIRVPKGMILTDEPYTMSSVVVQTGTESFDYPRSRTNPRVRYVGPLIPHPSGQRAPATVDWSSDFERTVVVTQGTVDNVDHDQLIVPTIEALRDSGTHTRLLVATGGSGTAELRRRYPQDNVVVEDYLDFGEVLDHADAYVTNGGFGGVLQSLVHGVPLVCAGIKAGRNDVAAHVDYHGLGIDLRTETPKAAAIRAAVDRVCVEPSFRQRAAEFREEMRTLDPLETVRELVEGLAPVTSTSPAADSERGGAT; translated from the coding sequence ATGAAGGTTCTGGTCGCCTCGCAGGCCGTGGACGGCCACTTCAACCCGATGACCGGCATCGCCAAGCACCTGCAGCTGTCCGGTCACGACGTGCGGTGGTACACGGGAGCGACGCTCGCACCCCGCGTCGAGGCCCTCGGCATCCCCTTCTACCCCTTCGTACGCGCGGTGGAGCACACCGCGGACAACCTCGATGAGCTCTACCCCGAACGGGCCCGGCTCAAGGGTCCTCGCGCGGTGCGATTCGACGGGGACAAGATCATGGTCAGCAACGTGGGGCACTTCTTCTCTGACATCAAGGACATCCGGGAACGCTTTCCCTTCGACGTTCTCCTCCTCGATGGCAGCGTCTACGTTCAGCGACTGGTCCGGCAGGGCCTCGACGTGCCGGTCGTCTCGGTCATCGCCATCTCCAACATGGAGAGGGATCCCTGGGTGCCACCGCTGTTCATGGGGCTCAAGCCCGCGACAGGCCGGCGCGGACGACTGCGTGACAGGGCCCTGACTCGGCTGTCGGACCTGCTCATCCTCGGCCTGGGCCAGCGGCACTACGTCCAGATCCTCGCCGACCACGGGATCCGCGTCCCCAAGGGCATGATCCTCACCGACGAGCCCTACACGATGTCGAGCGTTGTCGTGCAGACCGGCACGGAGTCGTTCGACTACCCGCGGTCGCGCACCAACCCGCGGGTGCGCTACGTCGGGCCGCTGATCCCGCACCCTTCAGGGCAGCGGGCGCCGGCCACAGTGGACTGGTCCAGTGACTTCGAGCGGACGGTGGTCGTCACGCAGGGCACGGTCGACAATGTCGATCACGACCAGCTGATCGTCCCCACCATCGAGGCCCTGAGAGACTCCGGCACTCACACGCGGCTGCTCGTCGCAACCGGGGGGTCAGGGACAGCGGAACTGCGGCGCCGCTACCCCCAGGACAACGTGGTCGTCGAGGACTACCTCGACTTCGGCGAGGTGCTCGACCACGCCGACGCCTACGTGACGAACGGCGGATTCGGCGGCGTGCTTCAGAGCCTGGTCCACGGGGTGCCGTTGGTCTGTGCCGGCATCAAGGCCGGCCGGAACGACGTTGCGGCGCACGTGGACTACCACGGCCTTGGCATCGACCTACGGACGGAGACCCCGAAGGCGGCTGCTATCCGGGCCGCCGTCGACCGCGTCTGTGTCGAGCCTTCGTTCCGGCAGCGAGCGGCAGAGTTTCGTGAGGAGATGCGGACGCTCGACCCGCTGGAGACCGTCCGGGAACTGGTCGAGGGGCTCGCGCCGGTGACCTCGACGTCGCCCGCAGCCGATTCGGAACGGGGCGGGGCGACCTGA
- a CDS encoding ISL3 family transposase has product MRDASLWRALLGVDKTVIEQVEFDEDEQLLVAQVRPRSRARSRCGVCGRSCPGYDGGEGRRRWRALDLGTVQVVLEADAPRVSCRQHGVVVAAVPWARHGAGHTYAFDEQVAWLATQASKTTVTQLMRIAWRTVGSIITRVWADTERQFDRFAGLKRIGIDEISYKRGHRYLTIVVDHDSGRLVWAAPGRDKATLHAFFDALGEQRCAAVTHVSADGADWIAKVVTQRCPQAVRCADPFHVVSWATDALDEVRRDAWNQARGAVTRRRAGRASGHAKDLKGARYALWKNPGNLTEKQQAKLAWVARTDPRLYRGYLLKEGLRLVFQLPHQQAAEALDRWVAWARRCRIEAFVTLQRRIVKHRDSILAAIEHGLSNGRIESVNTKVRLITRIAFGFRSPESLIALAMLSLGGHRPVLPGRN; this is encoded by the coding sequence GTGCGTGATGCCAGCCTATGGCGTGCCCTGTTGGGCGTCGACAAGACGGTCATCGAACAGGTCGAGTTCGACGAGGACGAGCAGCTGCTGGTCGCGCAGGTGCGTCCTCGGAGTCGGGCTCGGAGCCGGTGCGGGGTGTGTGGACGGTCGTGTCCGGGCTACGACGGCGGTGAGGGCAGGCGGCGGTGGCGGGCGTTGGATCTGGGCACCGTCCAGGTGGTGCTGGAGGCGGACGCGCCTCGCGTCTCGTGCCGTCAGCACGGGGTGGTTGTCGCGGCGGTGCCGTGGGCGCGGCACGGGGCGGGGCACACGTACGCGTTCGACGAGCAGGTCGCGTGGCTGGCCACGCAGGCCTCGAAGACGACCGTGACGCAGCTGATGCGGATCGCCTGGCGCACGGTCGGGTCGATCATCACGAGGGTGTGGGCCGACACCGAGAGGCAGTTCGACCGGTTCGCCGGTCTGAAACGGATCGGGATCGACGAGATCAGCTACAAGCGCGGTCACCGGTACCTGACCATCGTGGTCGACCACGACAGCGGCCGACTGGTGTGGGCCGCGCCCGGGCGGGACAAGGCCACCCTGCACGCGTTCTTCGACGCCCTCGGTGAGCAGCGTTGCGCCGCAGTCACGCACGTGTCCGCGGACGGCGCGGACTGGATCGCCAAGGTCGTCACCCAGCGGTGCCCGCAGGCGGTCCGCTGCGCTGACCCGTTCCATGTCGTCTCCTGGGCCACCGACGCGCTCGACGAGGTGCGCCGGGACGCGTGGAACCAGGCGCGTGGCGCGGTCACCCGGCGCCGGGCGGGCCGGGCCAGCGGCCACGCGAAGGACCTCAAGGGGGCCCGGTACGCGTTGTGGAAGAACCCGGGCAATCTGACCGAGAAGCAGCAGGCCAAGCTCGCGTGGGTGGCCAGGACCGACCCGCGGCTCTACCGCGGATACCTGCTGAAGGAGGGCCTGCGGCTCGTCTTCCAGCTGCCCCACCAGCAGGCTGCCGAAGCGCTCGACCGGTGGGTCGCGTGGGCCCGACGGTGCCGCATCGAGGCGTTCGTGACCCTGCAGCGACGCATCGTCAAACACCGCGACTCCATCCTCGCCGCGATCGAGCACGGCCTCTCGAACGGTCGTATCGAGTCGGTCAACACGAAAGTCCGCCTGATCACGCGCATCGCATTCGGGTTCCGCTCGCCAGAGTCCCTGATCGCCCTGGCCATGCTCAGCCTCGGCGGTCACCGCCCCGTCCTGCCCGGCCGGAACTGA
- a CDS encoding TetR/AcrR family transcriptional regulator: MNGSVKSGSAAKQTRGERARDTRRRILAAARAEFVANGYHAARMATIAERANVSVQMLYFAFGTKAKLMSALIAVAVLGEGRVAPPDTEWYAALVGESTAAGVVRSFVLGSGEIFERAGPLLLSQRAGATTDPELAADAAAGDALRAATYRDVIELAAAKGPLRHGLDIDAATDILVAIASPAMHTEFVSDRGWSHDRTIAWLAETLPQLICGDAQEHGAVCR, translated from the coding sequence GTGAACGGTTCCGTCAAGAGCGGCAGCGCCGCGAAACAGACGCGCGGCGAGCGGGCCCGAGACACCCGCCGCAGGATCCTCGCCGCTGCGCGGGCGGAGTTCGTGGCCAACGGCTACCACGCCGCGCGCATGGCGACGATCGCTGAGCGCGCGAACGTCTCGGTGCAGATGCTCTACTTCGCCTTCGGCACCAAGGCGAAGCTCATGTCGGCGCTGATCGCGGTCGCCGTCCTCGGCGAGGGGAGGGTGGCTCCGCCGGACACGGAGTGGTACGCCGCGCTGGTGGGGGAGTCGACGGCTGCCGGGGTGGTCCGCAGCTTCGTCCTCGGCAGTGGCGAGATCTTCGAACGAGCGGGTCCCCTCCTCCTGTCCCAGCGGGCCGGCGCGACGACCGACCCCGAGCTCGCCGCGGACGCGGCAGCGGGGGACGCGCTCAGGGCTGCGACCTACCGGGACGTCATTGAGCTGGCCGCCGCCAAGGGCCCGCTCAGGCACGGCCTCGACATTGACGCAGCCACCGACATCCTCGTGGCCATCGCGTCCCCCGCGATGCACACGGAGTTCGTCTCCGACCGGGGCTGGTCGCACGACCGCACCATCGCCTGGCTGGCGGAGACGCTCCCGCAGCTCATCTGCGGGGACGCACAAGAACACGGTGCCGTATGCCGCTGA
- the ltrA gene encoding group II intron reverse transcriptase/maturase — protein sequence MAREALVNSDEPSLMDIIFGRVARTQVKYHRWAKTDRNARFGDLFNLVSHPDYLLVAWEHVARNKGARTAGVDGVTVRQIRQRGEVGVFLAGIAASLRDGTYRPAPVRRVLIPKPGGKSRPLGIPTVTDRVVQQSLRMVLEPIFEADFLPVSYGFRPKRRAHDAVAEIHFYAGRGYRWVLDADIEGCFDHIDHTALLGLVRERIKDKKTVALVRAFLKAGVLSDLGLEAAAGEGTPQGGIISPLLANIALSVLDEAIMAPWAQGGDQSTQTGRAKRRYHGLGNWRIVRYADDFVIMTNGSRDDVLALKEQAAEVLARVGLRLSESKTRVTHLSEGIDFLGFHIQWRKRRGGGKWCCMVFIADKAFARIKTTIRNLTPRRSPRPLTDVIIEVNAALRGWAYYFRHAIAGRRFSFLRYFTWRRFVAWQREQHRWNWSKVKRWLRRPDGSWRTIATEDAVLFDPTKVRIERYRYRGRQIPSPTTRPRPPDRHHLVESPLR from the coding sequence ATGGCGCGAGAGGCGTTGGTGAACTCCGACGAGCCCTCGTTGATGGACATCATCTTCGGGCGGGTAGCGCGGACGCAGGTCAAGTATCACCGGTGGGCCAAGACCGACCGCAACGCGCGGTTCGGGGACTTGTTCAACCTGGTGTCACACCCGGACTACCTGTTGGTGGCTTGGGAGCATGTGGCACGCAACAAAGGGGCTCGCACCGCTGGGGTTGATGGCGTCACCGTGCGTCAGATCCGTCAGCGGGGCGAGGTCGGGGTGTTCCTTGCGGGGATCGCCGCGAGCCTGAGAGATGGAACGTATCGACCGGCGCCGGTGCGGCGGGTACTGATCCCCAAGCCGGGCGGCAAGTCCCGCCCGCTGGGGATCCCGACCGTGACCGACCGGGTGGTGCAGCAGTCGCTCAGGATGGTGCTGGAGCCGATCTTCGAGGCCGACTTTCTGCCGGTCTCCTACGGGTTCCGGCCCAAGCGGCGGGCCCATGACGCGGTCGCTGAGATCCATTTCTATGCCGGCCGGGGCTACCGGTGGGTGCTGGACGCGGACATCGAAGGATGTTTCGACCACATCGACCACACGGCCCTGCTGGGGCTGGTGCGGGAGCGGATCAAGGACAAGAAGACCGTGGCGCTGGTTCGCGCGTTCCTCAAGGCCGGGGTCCTGAGTGACCTCGGTTTGGAGGCCGCGGCCGGTGAGGGCACCCCGCAGGGCGGGATCATCTCGCCGCTGCTGGCCAACATCGCCCTGTCCGTACTGGATGAGGCGATCATGGCCCCGTGGGCACAAGGCGGTGACCAGTCGACCCAGACTGGCCGCGCCAAGCGCCGCTACCACGGGCTGGGCAACTGGCGGATCGTGCGCTACGCGGACGACTTCGTCATCATGACCAACGGCAGCCGGGATGACGTACTGGCCCTGAAGGAACAGGCCGCCGAGGTGTTGGCGCGGGTCGGGCTCCGGTTGTCGGAGTCAAAGACCCGGGTCACGCACCTGAGCGAGGGGATCGACTTCCTCGGCTTCCACATCCAGTGGAGGAAACGCCGGGGAGGCGGGAAGTGGTGCTGCATGGTCTTCATCGCCGACAAGGCGTTCGCGAGGATCAAGACGACCATCCGCAACCTGACCCCTCGCCGGTCACCACGGCCCCTGACGGACGTGATCATCGAGGTCAACGCGGCGCTGCGTGGCTGGGCGTACTACTTCCGCCACGCGATCGCCGGGCGACGGTTCTCCTTCCTCAGGTACTTCACCTGGCGAAGGTTCGTCGCGTGGCAACGCGAGCAGCACCGCTGGAACTGGTCCAAGGTCAAACGATGGCTCCGCCGCCCCGACGGCAGCTGGAGAACCATCGCGACCGAGGACGCGGTCCTGTTCGACCCCACCAAGGTGCGGATCGAGCGCTACCGGTACCGCGGGAGGCAGATCCCCAGCCCTACGACCCGGCCACGGCCGCCTGACCGGCATCACCTCGTGGAGAGCCCGTTGCGTTGA
- a CDS encoding M14 family metallopeptidase, whose protein sequence is MRRLRVFTVVSAMVAALLVGLTPTASSSPPGGGDLDAYTAVVTPNQLAELARQGHDVHEGRQTSATGIQVELILTAAQRDQLRKQGLDPQLTRVKGGQTVKEFAAAEAAGGFTVWRSWDEPGGIKDQLVQAAAANPQVAKLVRIGTTLQGRDILAIKLTQGANGIADGSRPAVLYSATQHAREWISTEIDRRLMNWYIDRWRANDPAVRTLLQTTELWFVPVANPDGYQYTFDVERLWRKNLRDNNGDGQITTGDGVDLNRNFPNHWGYDEEGSSSIRSSETYRGTAPVSEPETAAMKGLLDRIGFAFQVNYHSNGQWLLYAEGWQIGTPTADDPIYYAMSGNLDEPAIKDFHPGLSSDVLYVTNGETTDYAHVATGALAWTPELSAGCDGCGFVFPDDEALVQEEFERNLPFAQSVAQSAVDPDDPASVLGIDTLPFYLESDDPYKRGNPHADLTFDYSYGDPQPVAVIAKRSLGAVTVKWQVNGGAVQSATTSEWGGGERYSPAAKHYRQMRGVVTGTSPGDSVTVWFEGGGETSPSFTYRAVSETGNRVVVVAAEDYTGASPLQRGTGPHYLTSYLDALKANGVAADVYDVDARGRTAPDLLGVLSHYDAAIWYSGDDIVTRTRGRGPGNVDRLALDEMLEFRAYLNEGGRVAYTSDFAGNQYTGNVGGQLYDPKGEIACVPLPAGVDERRCLLLAGSGDGTNDVLQYWFGGYVAVEGDGLDAHGKAFALNGVDDPFTGLTWGLNGPQSAKNQDDTMSYVATSGILPVEQFKEFESWPSAVWDKPGGPYAPHTGTQYAYSQIADISYKRLTRTVTVPAGGATLSFWTSYDTEPAWDHLFIEARTAGQDDWTTLPDQNGHTSTSTGDSCPEGWRDLHPQLDHYQTWDSETGACTATGTTGAWNAASGNSGGWQQWSVDLSGYAGGQVEVSIAYVSDWAVQGLGVFVDDVVVSTGEGSTSFEAGLDGWAVSGAPSGSGANANDWIVTDASGFPVGAAISTPDTVLMGFGLEGVTGSAGRAAVMGRVLDHLLN, encoded by the coding sequence ATGCGGCGTCTGCGTGTGTTCACAGTGGTCTCGGCGATGGTGGCGGCGCTCCTCGTGGGGCTCACGCCGACGGCGTCGAGCAGCCCTCCAGGCGGCGGTGACCTCGACGCCTACACGGCCGTCGTCACGCCCAACCAGCTGGCCGAGCTCGCCAGGCAGGGCCATGACGTCCACGAGGGGCGCCAGACGAGCGCGACAGGGATCCAGGTCGAGCTGATCCTCACCGCGGCCCAGCGTGACCAGCTGCGCAAGCAGGGCCTGGACCCGCAGCTGACGCGGGTCAAGGGCGGGCAGACCGTCAAGGAGTTCGCCGCTGCGGAGGCTGCTGGTGGCTTCACGGTGTGGCGTTCCTGGGACGAGCCCGGAGGCATCAAGGACCAGCTCGTCCAGGCCGCGGCAGCCAACCCGCAGGTCGCCAAGCTGGTCAGGATCGGCACGACCCTCCAGGGCCGCGACATTCTCGCCATCAAGCTGACCCAGGGCGCCAACGGCATCGCCGACGGGAGCCGCCCGGCCGTGCTCTACAGCGCGACGCAGCACGCCCGCGAGTGGATCTCCACCGAGATCGACCGGCGGCTGATGAACTGGTACATCGACCGCTGGCGGGCCAACGACCCTGCCGTGCGCACGCTGCTGCAGACGACCGAGCTGTGGTTCGTCCCCGTCGCCAACCCCGACGGCTACCAGTACACGTTCGACGTCGAACGCCTCTGGCGGAAGAACCTGCGCGACAACAACGGCGACGGCCAGATCACCACTGGTGACGGCGTCGACCTCAACCGCAACTTCCCCAACCACTGGGGCTACGACGAGGAGGGCTCGTCGTCCATCCGGTCGAGCGAGACCTACCGCGGCACCGCACCGGTGTCCGAGCCGGAGACGGCGGCCATGAAGGGACTCCTCGATCGGATCGGGTTCGCGTTCCAGGTCAACTACCACTCCAACGGCCAGTGGCTGCTCTACGCCGAGGGCTGGCAGATCGGCACGCCGACCGCGGACGACCCGATCTACTACGCGATGTCCGGCAACCTCGACGAGCCCGCGATCAAGGACTTCCACCCGGGCCTCAGCTCCGACGTCCTCTACGTCACCAACGGTGAGACGACCGACTACGCCCACGTCGCGACGGGCGCCCTCGCCTGGACGCCTGAGCTGTCGGCCGGCTGCGACGGGTGCGGCTTCGTCTTCCCCGACGACGAGGCCCTCGTGCAGGAGGAGTTCGAGCGCAACCTGCCCTTCGCCCAGTCCGTGGCGCAGTCGGCCGTCGACCCTGACGACCCGGCCTCCGTGCTCGGGATCGACACCTTGCCCTTCTACCTGGAGAGCGACGACCCCTACAAGCGCGGCAACCCGCACGCCGACCTCACCTTCGACTACTCGTACGGCGACCCGCAGCCCGTCGCCGTCATCGCGAAGCGCAGCCTCGGGGCGGTCACGGTGAAGTGGCAGGTCAACGGCGGCGCCGTGCAGTCCGCCACGACCTCCGAATGGGGTGGGGGAGAGCGATACTCACCGGCAGCGAAGCACTACCGGCAGATGCGGGGTGTCGTCACGGGGACCAGCCCCGGCGACTCGGTCACGGTGTGGTTCGAGGGCGGCGGCGAGACCAGCCCGTCGTTCACCTACCGGGCCGTGTCCGAGACGGGCAACCGCGTCGTCGTCGTGGCAGCCGAGGACTACACCGGCGCGTCCCCGCTCCAGCGGGGGACCGGCCCGCACTACCTCACCTCCTACCTCGACGCGCTCAAGGCCAACGGCGTCGCGGCCGATGTCTACGACGTCGACGCGCGGGGCCGCACCGCGCCCGACCTGCTCGGCGTGCTGAGCCACTACGACGCGGCGATCTGGTACTCCGGCGACGACATCGTCACCCGCACCCGCGGACGTGGGCCGGGCAACGTCGACCGGCTCGCGCTCGACGAGATGCTCGAGTTCCGCGCCTATCTCAACGAGGGCGGCAGGGTCGCCTACACGAGCGACTTCGCCGGCAACCAGTACACCGGCAACGTCGGTGGCCAGCTCTACGACCCCAAGGGAGAGATCGCCTGCGTGCCGCTCCCGGCGGGTGTCGACGAGCGTCGCTGCCTCCTGCTCGCCGGCTCAGGCGACGGGACCAACGACGTGCTGCAGTACTGGTTCGGCGGCTACGTCGCCGTCGAGGGCGACGGCCTCGACGCCCACGGCAAGGCCTTCGCCCTGAACGGCGTCGACGACCCGTTCACCGGGCTGACCTGGGGGCTCAACGGGCCGCAGAGCGCCAAGAACCAGGACGACACGATGTCCTACGTCGCGACGAGCGGCATCCTGCCGGTCGAGCAGTTCAAGGAGTTCGAGAGCTGGCCCTCGGCCGTGTGGGACAAGCCGGGTGGGCCGTACGCCCCGCACACGGGGACGCAGTACGCCTACTCCCAGATCGCTGACATCTCCTACAAGCGCCTGACCCGCACCGTCACCGTGCCCGCGGGTGGGGCCACCCTCTCGTTCTGGACCTCCTACGACACCGAGCCGGCGTGGGACCACCTCTTCATCGAGGCCCGCACGGCCGGCCAGGACGACTGGACGACCCTGCCGGACCAGAACGGACACACGAGCACGTCGACCGGAGACAGCTGCCCAGAGGGCTGGCGTGACCTGCACCCCCAGCTCGACCACTACCAGACGTGGGACAGCGAGACCGGGGCCTGCACCGCGACCGGCACCACCGGTGCGTGGAACGCCGCGAGCGGCAACTCGGGCGGGTGGCAGCAGTGGTCGGTGGACCTGTCCGGCTACGCCGGTGGTCAGGTCGAGGTCTCCATCGCCTACGTCAGCGACTGGGCGGTCCAGGGGTTGGGCGTCTTCGTCGACGACGTCGTCGTGTCGACCGGTGAGGGCAGCACGTCCTTCGAGGCGGGGCTCGACGGCTGGGCCGTCAGCGGGGCACCGTCGGGCAGCGGCGCCAACGCGAACGACTGGATCGTCACCGACGCCTCGGGGTTCCCGGTCGGCGCCGCGATCTCGACCCCGGACACCGTGCTGATGGGCTTCGGGCTGGAGGGGGTGACCGGCTCCGCGGGCCGCGCCGCCGTCATGGGCCGCGTGCTCGACCACCTGCTCAACTGA